One segment of Zhihengliuella halotolerans DNA contains the following:
- the rpmA gene encoding 50S ribosomal protein L27 has product MAHKKGASSTRNGRDSNAQYLGVKRFGGQVVSAGEILVRQRGTHFHPGANVGRGGDDTLFALAAGSVEFGTRRGRRVVNIVSVD; this is encoded by the coding sequence ATGGCACATAAGAAGGGCGCTAGCTCTACTCGCAACGGCCGCGACTCGAACGCACAGTACCTGGGCGTCAAGCGCTTCGGTGGCCAGGTCGTTTCCGCTGGCGAGATTCTGGTTCGTCAGCGTGGAACGCACTTCCACCCGGGCGCCAATGTCGGTCGCGGTGGCGACGACACCCTGTTCGCCCTGGCCGCCGGCTCCGTCGAGTTCGGTACTCGTCGCGGCCGCCGCGTGGTGAACATCGTCTCCGTTGACTAA
- the ileS gene encoding isoleucine--tRNA ligase, producing MSFYPKASTDPQGTTPASPRFPQIEERVLEYWREDGTFAASIDARDAGADGEGEFVFYDGPPFANGLPHYGHLLTGYVKDLVARYQTQRGSRVERRFGWDTHGLPAELEAMKQLGMTDKAQIESMGIDKFNDACRTSVMKYADEWQNYVTRQARWVDFENDYKTLNVEYMESVIWAFKQLHEKGLTYQGFRVLPYCWKDETPLSNHELRMDDDVYKDRQDQTVTVSFPLTGKKAESLGLAGVQALAWTTTPWTLPTNSALAVGPDIEYVVVPAGPAGVKASAATGSFLLAADLLGNHAKDLGYDDAAAAADAVTGTFRGTDLADISYEPLWDTFSDAEKWGTQNAWRLLVADYVTTTDGTGLVHQAPAYGEEDQAICEAAGIPVVLSVDSGARFLDVFAGGDLAEIVGVQAFDANKTITRVVKEAGRLVKQASYVHSYPHCWRCRTPLIYRAITSWYVEVTKIKDRMLELNQQINWIPENVKDGQFGKWLENARDWSISRNRYWGSPIPVWESDDPNYPRREVYGSLAEIEEAFGRLPRNHDGEVDLHRPFIDDLVRPNPDDPTGKSMMRRVEDVLDVWFDSGSMPYAQVHYPMENKEWFDSHHPADFIVEYIGQTRGWFYTMHILSTALFDRPAYKNVISHGIVLGSDGQKMSKSLQNYPDVNEVLDRDGSDAMRWFLMASPILRGGNLIVTEQGIRDGVRQVLLPLWNAWHFFSLYTNAAAGGAGYDAQLRFESSDPLDEYMLAATGDLVREAQSALDAYEISDACDVVRRYMDTLTNWYIRRSRQRFFAEDAQAFDVLYTCLETLTRVAAPLLPLATDEIWRGLTGGRSVHLTDYPDASVFPRQADLVARMDLTRRICSVGSSLRKGANLRVRLPLNKLTIVAAGAADLEGTYATIIADELNLRGVELKDTADTAASEYGISQKLVVNARAAGPRLGKGVQQAIKGSKSGDWSVGDDGVVTSGGLVLEEHEYSLETVVDASEGAEIAAAVIDGVGFIVLDTHVSAGLAAEGAARDVIRVIQQARKDADLNVSDRIRAVVTADAETIAALHQHAELLKSETLATGLVLETNDDGSAPAVQVETVAQAEAADKEMGPTT from the coding sequence ATGAGCTTCTACCCGAAAGCCTCCACCGACCCGCAGGGCACCACGCCCGCCAGCCCGCGATTCCCGCAGATCGAGGAGCGCGTGCTCGAGTACTGGCGTGAGGACGGCACGTTCGCCGCGTCGATCGATGCGCGCGACGCCGGCGCCGACGGCGAGGGCGAGTTCGTCTTCTACGACGGCCCTCCCTTCGCCAACGGCCTGCCTCACTACGGCCACCTGCTCACCGGGTACGTCAAGGACCTCGTCGCCCGCTACCAGACGCAGCGCGGCTCCCGCGTCGAACGCCGCTTTGGCTGGGACACCCACGGGCTGCCGGCTGAGCTCGAGGCGATGAAGCAGCTCGGCATGACCGACAAGGCGCAGATCGAGTCGATGGGCATCGACAAGTTCAACGACGCCTGCCGCACGTCCGTCATGAAATACGCCGACGAATGGCAGAACTACGTCACCCGCCAGGCGCGCTGGGTCGACTTCGAGAACGACTACAAGACCCTCAACGTCGAGTACATGGAATCGGTCATCTGGGCGTTCAAGCAGCTGCACGAGAAGGGCCTGACCTACCAGGGCTTCCGCGTGCTGCCGTACTGCTGGAAGGACGAGACCCCGCTGTCCAACCACGAGCTGCGCATGGACGACGACGTCTACAAGGACCGCCAGGACCAGACCGTGACCGTCTCCTTCCCGCTCACAGGTAAGAAGGCCGAGTCGCTGGGTCTGGCCGGCGTGCAGGCCCTCGCCTGGACCACGACCCCGTGGACCCTGCCGACCAACTCCGCCCTCGCGGTCGGGCCCGACATCGAATACGTCGTCGTGCCGGCCGGCCCCGCCGGCGTCAAAGCCTCCGCGGCCACCGGGTCGTTCCTGCTCGCCGCCGATCTGCTGGGCAACCACGCCAAGGATCTCGGGTACGACGACGCGGCTGCCGCCGCCGACGCCGTGACCGGCACCTTCCGCGGCACCGACCTGGCCGACATCTCCTACGAGCCCCTGTGGGACACCTTCTCCGACGCGGAGAAGTGGGGGACTCAGAACGCCTGGCGACTCCTCGTCGCCGACTATGTCACCACGACTGACGGCACGGGCCTCGTCCACCAGGCACCCGCCTACGGTGAGGAGGACCAGGCGATCTGCGAGGCTGCCGGGATCCCCGTGGTGCTCTCCGTCGACTCGGGGGCGCGGTTCCTCGACGTCTTCGCCGGCGGCGACCTCGCCGAGATCGTCGGCGTGCAGGCGTTCGACGCCAACAAGACCATCACGCGCGTCGTGAAGGAGGCCGGCCGGCTGGTCAAGCAGGCCAGCTACGTGCACTCCTACCCGCACTGCTGGCGCTGCCGCACCCCGCTGATCTACCGTGCGATCACCTCCTGGTACGTCGAGGTGACGAAGATCAAGGACCGCATGCTGGAGCTGAACCAGCAGATCAACTGGATCCCCGAGAACGTCAAGGACGGCCAGTTCGGCAAGTGGCTCGAGAACGCCCGCGACTGGTCCATCAGCCGCAACCGCTACTGGGGCTCGCCGATCCCGGTGTGGGAGTCCGACGACCCCAACTACCCGCGCCGCGAAGTCTACGGTTCCCTCGCCGAGATCGAGGAGGCCTTCGGCCGCCTGCCCCGCAACCACGACGGCGAGGTCGACCTGCACCGCCCGTTCATCGACGACCTGGTGCGCCCGAACCCCGACGACCCGACCGGCAAGTCGATGATGCGCCGGGTCGAGGACGTTCTCGACGTCTGGTTCGACTCCGGCTCGATGCCCTACGCCCAGGTGCACTACCCGATGGAGAACAAGGAGTGGTTCGATTCCCACCACCCGGCGGACTTCATCGTCGAGTACATCGGGCAGACCCGCGGCTGGTTCTACACGATGCACATCCTCTCGACCGCGCTGTTCGACCGCCCGGCCTACAAGAACGTCATCAGCCACGGCATCGTGCTCGGCTCCGACGGACAGAAGATGTCCAAGTCGCTGCAGAACTACCCGGACGTCAACGAGGTCCTCGACCGCGACGGTTCCGACGCGATGCGCTGGTTCCTCATGGCATCGCCGATCCTGCGCGGCGGGAACCTCATCGTCACCGAGCAGGGCATCCGCGACGGCGTGCGGCAGGTGCTGCTCCCGCTGTGGAACGCGTGGCACTTCTTCAGCCTCTACACGAACGCGGCAGCCGGCGGCGCCGGGTACGATGCACAGCTGCGCTTCGAGTCCAGCGACCCGCTGGACGAGTACATGCTCGCGGCCACGGGCGACCTCGTCCGCGAAGCTCAGTCCGCCCTCGACGCTTACGAGATCTCGGATGCGTGCGACGTCGTTCGCCGCTACATGGACACGCTGACCAACTGGTACATCCGCCGCTCGCGCCAGCGCTTCTTCGCCGAGGACGCACAGGCTTTCGACGTCCTCTACACGTGCCTTGAGACGCTGACCCGGGTCGCGGCGCCGCTGCTGCCGCTCGCGACGGACGAGATCTGGCGCGGGCTCACGGGCGGGCGCTCCGTGCACCTGACCGACTATCCTGACGCCTCGGTGTTCCCGCGGCAGGCCGACCTCGTCGCGCGCATGGACCTGACCCGCCGGATCTGCTCGGTCGGCTCGTCGCTGCGCAAGGGTGCGAACCTGCGGGTCCGCCTCCCGCTGAACAAGCTCACGATCGTGGCCGCCGGCGCCGCCGACCTGGAGGGCACCTACGCCACGATCATCGCCGACGAATTGAACCTGCGCGGGGTCGAGCTCAAGGACACCGCGGACACGGCCGCGAGCGAATACGGCATCAGCCAGAAGCTCGTCGTCAACGCCCGCGCGGCCGGACCGCGCCTCGGCAAAGGGGTGCAGCAGGCGATCAAAGGCTCGAAGTCCGGAGACTGGTCGGTCGGGGACGACGGCGTGGTCACCTCCGGCGGCCTCGTGCTCGAGGAGCACGAGTACTCGTTGGAGACCGTCGTCGATGCGAGCGAGGGCGCCGAGATCGCCGCGGCCGTCATCGACGGCGTCGGCTTCATCGTGCTCGACACGCACGTCAGCGCGGGGCTCGCCGCCGAGGGTGCTGCCCGCGACGTGATCCGCGTCATCCAGCAGGCGCGCAAGGACGCCGACTTGAACGTGTCCGACCGGATCCGCGCCGTCGTCACCGCCGACGCGGAGACGATCGCGGCCCTGCACCAGCACGCCGAACTGCTCAAGAGCGAGACTCTCGCCACGGGCCTGGTCCTGGAGACGAACGACGACGGCTCGGCCCCGGCCGTGCAGGTCGAGACCGTCGCCCAGGCCGAGGCCGCCGACAAGGAAATGGGGCCGACCACATGA
- a CDS encoding bifunctional folylpolyglutamate synthase/dihydrofolate synthase yields the protein MSATEYDGFSVESVYAELLGRAPENKMEPRMEPMFRAMEILGEPNKAAPVIHLTGTNGKTSTARILESLLLAHDLRVGRYTSPHLSKVTERISIDGEPVDDETFVRIWDEIRPYLAIVDDELVARGENRLTYFEAVTILAFAIFADAPVDVVVLEVGLGGITDATNVADGQVSVVTPISLDHTDLLGDRVEDIAAEKAGIIKAGGFLVSAAQEPGAAQILLEAARDKGVEFRFEGVEFGVEKREMGVGGQQLTIRSLAGRYEELLLPLHGAHQAQNAAVAIAALEAFLGGGEKELDVETLRAGLEKVTSPGRLEVVRSSPTIVVDAAHNPHGVRAAAEAIKEVFGFTRLVLVVGILAEKDAEAMLVELREAYGDLVEDVCLTQSTSPRAIPAGELGQLALTAGFADEDLYATEKLDDALEWAVGRADATEDFGGGGVLVTGSITLVAEARTLLGKS from the coding sequence ATGAGCGCGACCGAATACGACGGGTTCTCCGTCGAGAGCGTCTACGCCGAACTTCTCGGGAGGGCTCCCGAGAACAAGATGGAACCGCGCATGGAGCCGATGTTCCGGGCCATGGAGATCCTCGGCGAGCCCAACAAGGCCGCCCCGGTCATCCACCTCACGGGCACGAACGGCAAGACGTCCACCGCGCGCATCCTCGAATCGCTGCTGCTGGCACACGACTTGAGGGTCGGGCGCTACACCAGCCCGCACCTGTCCAAGGTCACCGAGCGGATCAGCATCGACGGCGAGCCCGTCGACGACGAGACCTTCGTGCGGATCTGGGACGAGATCCGCCCGTATCTCGCGATCGTGGACGACGAGCTCGTGGCGCGCGGCGAGAACCGGCTGACCTACTTCGAGGCCGTGACGATCCTCGCGTTCGCGATCTTCGCCGACGCCCCGGTCGACGTCGTCGTCCTCGAGGTCGGCCTCGGCGGGATCACCGACGCGACCAACGTCGCCGACGGCCAGGTCTCCGTTGTTACGCCCATCTCGCTGGACCACACCGACCTGCTCGGCGACCGCGTCGAGGACATCGCGGCCGAGAAGGCCGGCATCATCAAGGCGGGCGGCTTCCTCGTCTCCGCGGCTCAGGAGCCCGGGGCCGCCCAGATACTGCTCGAGGCCGCCCGGGACAAGGGCGTCGAGTTCCGCTTCGAGGGTGTCGAGTTCGGCGTCGAGAAGCGGGAGATGGGCGTCGGCGGGCAACAGCTGACCATCCGCTCGCTCGCGGGCCGCTACGAGGAGCTGCTGCTGCCGCTGCACGGCGCGCACCAGGCCCAGAACGCCGCGGTCGCGATCGCCGCGCTCGAGGCGTTCCTCGGCGGCGGTGAGAAGGAACTCGACGTGGAGACGCTGCGCGCGGGCCTCGAGAAGGTCACGAGTCCCGGCCGGCTCGAGGTGGTCCGCAGCTCGCCGACGATCGTCGTCGACGCAGCGCACAATCCCCACGGCGTGCGAGCGGCGGCCGAAGCCATCAAAGAGGTCTTCGGCTTCACCCGGCTGGTTCTGGTCGTCGGCATCCTCGCCGAGAAGGACGCGGAGGCGATGCTCGTCGAACTGCGCGAGGCCTACGGCGACCTCGTCGAGGACGTCTGCCTGACCCAGTCCACCTCGCCCCGGGCGATTCCCGCCGGCGAATTGGGGCAGCTGGCCCTGACCGCCGGATTCGCCGACGAGGACCTGTACGCCACCGAGAAGCTCGACGACGCCCTGGAGTGGGCCGTCGGGCGGGCGGACGCGACGGAGGACTTCGGCGGAGGCGGGGTGCTCGTCACGGGCTCCATCACCCTCGTCGCCGAGGCACGCACACTGCTGGGAAAGAGCTAG
- the ndk gene encoding nucleoside-diphosphate kinase: MTTERTLVLVKPDGVERQLTGAILARIEAKGYRIVDLKQVDATRELLEQHYEEHVGKPFYEPLVEFMLSGPSVAVVLEGNRVIEGFRSLAGTTDPTTAAPGTIRGDFGRDWGEKVQKNLVHGSDSVASAEREIGIWFA; encoded by the coding sequence ATGACGACCGAACGCACCCTCGTTCTGGTGAAGCCGGATGGCGTCGAGCGCCAGCTGACCGGCGCGATCCTCGCCCGCATCGAAGCCAAGGGCTACCGGATCGTGGACCTCAAGCAGGTCGACGCGACCCGCGAGCTGCTCGAGCAGCACTACGAGGAGCACGTCGGCAAGCCGTTCTACGAGCCGCTCGTCGAGTTCATGCTCTCGGGCCCGTCGGTCGCCGTCGTCCTCGAGGGCAATCGCGTCATCGAGGGCTTCCGTTCGCTGGCGGGCACCACCGATCCGACGACGGCCGCCCCCGGCACCATCCGCGGCGACTTCGGCCGCGACTGGGGCGAGAAGGTCCAGAAGAACCTCGTGCACGGCTCGGATTCGGTCGCCTCGGCCGAACGCGAAATCGGCATCTGGTTCGCCTGA
- a CDS encoding DUF4233 domain-containing protein, which translates to MARMTKAQREWRPGMKKKRRSIRVMFASTVLTLEAFVFLFATMSLAGLRGDELGNTLVWSVGLALAVVSILTCALLRKPFGYWIGWTLQLVLIAAGFLDYFLFVIGALFAVAWWYAVTKGAQMDAENLERDAAQEAWEAEHGDAA; encoded by the coding sequence ATGGCACGAATGACCAAGGCCCAGCGCGAGTGGCGCCCGGGCATGAAGAAGAAACGGCGCTCGATCAGGGTCATGTTCGCCTCGACGGTGCTCACCCTCGAAGCGTTCGTGTTCCTGTTCGCGACGATGTCGCTCGCGGGCCTGCGCGGGGACGAGCTGGGCAACACGCTCGTCTGGAGCGTCGGGCTCGCGTTGGCCGTCGTCAGCATCCTCACGTGCGCGCTCCTGCGCAAGCCGTTCGGCTACTGGATCGGCTGGACGCTGCAGCTGGTCCTCATTGCGGCAGGCTTCCTGGACTACTTCCTGTTCGTCATCGGCGCGCTGTTCGCCGTGGCGTGGTGGTACGCGGTCACCAAGGGCGCGCAGATGGACGCGGAGAACCTCGAGCGCGACGCCGCCCAAGAGGCCTGGGAGGCCGAGCACGGCGACGCGGCCTGA
- the rplU gene encoding 50S ribosomal protein L21: protein MVYAIVRAGGHQEKVSVGDFVTLDRVPVAAGGTIELPALLLVDGDKVTSAANELAKIKVTAEVVESFRGSKIVIQKFKNKTGYKKRQGFRSALTKVKVLSIA from the coding sequence GTGGTGTACGCAATTGTCCGCGCTGGCGGCCACCAGGAGAAGGTCTCTGTTGGAGACTTCGTTACCCTTGACCGCGTTCCCGTAGCTGCCGGCGGCACCATTGAGCTCCCCGCCCTGCTGCTGGTCGACGGTGACAAGGTGACTTCTGCTGCGAACGAACTGGCTAAGATCAAGGTGACGGCTGAGGTCGTCGAGTCCTTCCGTGGCTCCAAGATCGTGATCCAGAAGTTCAAGAACAAGACCGGTTACAAGAAGCGCCAGGGCTTCCGCTCTGCTCTGACCAAGGTCAAGGTCCTTTCGATCGCCTGA
- a CDS encoding Rne/Rng family ribonuclease: protein MDDTTEATAQDAPENVSDVEAAPKKRARRPRKTVAQKAAEAAELEAAAETGAADAPVAEAAAEPAEQAEKKAPAKRAPRKSRAKKAVEPEAETEQDGAEQAAAGDAAEEPAGEAAPAKKAPAKRAPRKTRPKKTVEAPAAEAEPTAPAETPAEPEVENAPEPAAAQDESSEADVAGDPFTVPPSPTSVLFHAPDFAAVPAAEDDAADLDSDDEQDAESGDAGRGRRSRRRRKGGTDEKDEAENTQEAAEEDGVSSRRRRRRRRGDADLELTGGSDEDPPGTVTRVRGPRTSEPQPSNKVTSVKGSTRLEAKRQRRRESRDSGRRRQVITEAEFLARRESVDRKMVVRHADDRIQIGVLEDGVLAEHFVSKTQQDSLIGNVYVGKVQNVLPSMEAAFIDIGRGRNAVLYAGEVNWDAANLDGSPRRIENALKSGASVVVQVTKDPVGHKGARLTGQISLPGRYLVYVPGGSMTGISRKLPDVERNRLKKILKDHLPENAGVIVRTAAEGASEEELMHDINRLRAQWEEIERKSSSNKTTPPELLYSEPDLTIKVVRDVFNEDFSKLVVSGEEAWDTIEAYVTYVAPDLLERLQKWEDEEDIFSAHRIDEQIYKALDRKVFLPSGGSLVIDRTEAMTVVDVNTGKFTGSGGNLEETVTKNNLEAAEEIVRQLRLRDIGGIIVIDFIDMVLESNRDLVLRRLVECLGRDRTKHQVAEVTSLGLVQMTRKRMGTGLLEVFSEDCEACAGRGVITHDEPVDHRRAPSVSSEPTGDRSSRRRRKGGEGKSQDTGKKKSSGSDATPTDEEREAKANAAREALANIAAAAHAAHEHEGEVETKPEPQEPEVAVEETPTPAAEAADGDGEPVVEIGGEKVKLPRSRRGRRKATAPAQSPELTLESLTAAFGAPDPAAEPARAEQPAAEQKSVPARVEPVAEPAVAPAEAVVSTEEPAAPAPTTTRRRGRGSRVATSAQGSGQTPIERGEGPAAEGTAHTVGASPIGRDVSEAGSEPKIFGVGVPASEL, encoded by the coding sequence ATGGACGACACCACAGAAGCAACAGCACAGGACGCGCCTGAGAACGTGTCCGACGTCGAGGCCGCACCGAAGAAGCGCGCCCGACGCCCCCGTAAGACGGTCGCTCAGAAGGCAGCCGAGGCCGCGGAGCTCGAGGCTGCTGCGGAGACCGGTGCCGCCGACGCGCCCGTCGCCGAGGCTGCGGCGGAGCCCGCAGAGCAGGCCGAGAAGAAGGCGCCCGCCAAGCGCGCCCCGCGCAAGTCGCGCGCCAAGAAGGCCGTGGAGCCCGAGGCCGAGACCGAGCAGGATGGCGCCGAACAGGCGGCCGCCGGCGACGCTGCTGAAGAGCCCGCCGGGGAGGCCGCACCCGCGAAGAAGGCGCCCGCGAAGCGCGCCCCGCGGAAGACGCGCCCCAAGAAGACCGTCGAGGCCCCGGCCGCCGAGGCCGAGCCGACGGCCCCCGCAGAAACGCCGGCCGAGCCTGAGGTCGAAAACGCACCGGAGCCGGCGGCAGCTCAGGATGAGTCCTCCGAGGCCGACGTGGCCGGAGACCCGTTCACCGTCCCGCCGTCGCCGACGTCCGTGCTCTTCCACGCGCCCGACTTCGCCGCCGTGCCCGCGGCCGAGGACGACGCCGCGGATCTCGATTCCGATGACGAGCAGGATGCCGAGTCCGGCGACGCCGGCCGCGGCCGCCGCTCGCGCCGCCGTCGCAAGGGCGGAACGGATGAGAAGGACGAGGCGGAGAACACGCAGGAGGCCGCGGAGGAGGACGGCGTCTCGTCGCGCCGCCGTCGCCGTCGCCGTCGCGGGGACGCCGATCTCGAGCTGACCGGCGGTTCGGACGAGGACCCGCCCGGCACCGTCACCCGGGTGCGCGGCCCGCGGACGAGCGAGCCCCAGCCCAGCAACAAGGTCACGAGCGTCAAGGGGTCGACGCGGCTCGAGGCCAAGCGCCAGCGCCGCCGCGAGTCCCGCGACTCGGGCCGTCGCCGCCAGGTGATCACCGAGGCCGAGTTCCTCGCCCGCCGCGAGTCGGTCGACCGCAAGATGGTCGTCCGCCACGCCGACGACCGCATCCAGATCGGCGTCCTCGAGGACGGCGTGCTCGCCGAGCACTTCGTCTCCAAGACGCAGCAGGACTCGCTGATCGGCAACGTGTACGTCGGCAAAGTCCAGAACGTGCTGCCGTCGATGGAGGCCGCCTTCATCGACATCGGCCGGGGCCGCAACGCCGTCCTGTACGCGGGTGAGGTCAACTGGGACGCCGCCAACCTCGACGGGTCCCCGCGCCGCATCGAGAACGCGCTGAAGTCGGGCGCGTCCGTCGTCGTGCAGGTCACCAAGGACCCCGTCGGGCACAAGGGCGCTCGGCTCACAGGCCAGATCTCGCTGCCGGGCCGCTACCTCGTGTACGTGCCGGGCGGTTCGATGACCGGCATCTCCCGCAAGCTGCCCGACGTGGAGCGCAACCGGCTCAAGAAGATCCTCAAGGACCACCTGCCGGAGAACGCCGGCGTGATCGTCCGCACCGCCGCCGAGGGGGCGAGCGAGGAGGAGCTGATGCACGACATCAACCGCCTGCGCGCCCAGTGGGAGGAGATCGAGCGGAAGTCCTCGTCGAACAAGACGACCCCGCCTGAACTGCTCTACTCGGAGCCGGACCTGACCATCAAGGTCGTGCGTGACGTCTTCAACGAGGACTTCTCGAAGCTCGTCGTTTCCGGCGAGGAGGCGTGGGACACGATCGAGGCCTACGTGACATACGTGGCGCCCGATCTGCTCGAGCGCCTCCAGAAGTGGGAGGACGAGGAGGACATCTTCAGCGCGCACCGGATCGACGAGCAGATCTACAAGGCCCTCGACCGCAAGGTCTTCCTGCCCTCGGGCGGATCCCTCGTGATCGACCGGACCGAGGCCATGACGGTCGTCGACGTCAACACCGGCAAGTTCACGGGCTCGGGCGGCAACCTCGAGGAGACCGTCACCAAGAACAACCTCGAGGCCGCCGAAGAGATCGTCCGCCAGCTGCGGCTGCGCGACATCGGCGGGATCATCGTCATCGACTTCATCGACATGGTCCTCGAGTCCAACAGGGACCTCGTGCTGCGGCGCCTCGTCGAATGCCTCGGCCGGGACCGGACCAAGCACCAGGTCGCCGAGGTCACCTCGCTGGGCCTCGTGCAGATGACACGCAAGCGCATGGGCACCGGGCTGCTCGAGGTCTTCAGCGAGGACTGCGAGGCCTGCGCCGGCCGCGGCGTGATCACGCACGACGAGCCTGTCGATCACCGCCGGGCCCCGAGCGTCAGCAGCGAGCCGACCGGCGACCGCTCGAGCCGCCGTCGTCGCAAGGGCGGCGAGGGCAAGAGCCAGGACACCGGGAAGAAGAAGTCGAGTGGCAGCGACGCCACCCCGACTGACGAGGAGCGCGAGGCCAAGGCCAACGCGGCCCGCGAGGCGCTCGCGAACATCGCCGCCGCCGCCCACGCCGCCCACGAGCACGAGGGGGAGGTCGAAACGAAGCCCGAGCCGCAGGAACCGGAGGTCGCGGTCGAGGAGACCCCCACACCGGCCGCCGAGGCGGCAGATGGCGACGGCGAGCCCGTCGTCGAGATCGGCGGCGAGAAGGTCAAGCTCCCACGCTCGCGCCGCGGACGCCGCAAGGCGACCGCACCGGCGCAGAGTCCCGAGCTGACGCTCGAGAGCCTGACTGCGGCTTTCGGGGCGCCGGACCCCGCTGCCGAGCCCGCACGGGCCGAGCAGCCGGCCGCCGAGCAAAAGTCGGTGCCAGCCCGAGTCGAGCCCGTGGCCGAACCAGCAGTGGCGCCGGCCGAGGCAGTGGTGTCCACCGAGGAGCCGGCCGCGCCGGCTCCGACGACCACACGCCGCCGCGGCCGCGGCTCCCGTGTGGCCACGAGCGCCCAGGGGTCGGGCCAGACCCCGATCGAGCGTGGCGAAGGCCCTGCGGCCGAGGGAACGGCGCATACGGTCGGTGCTTCACCGATCGGGCGCGACGTTTCGGAGGCTGGCTCGGAACCCAAAATTTTTGGCGTGGGCGTGCCCGCGTCGGAACTCTAA
- a CDS encoding vitamin K epoxide reductase family protein: MSDTVQAPQTRPSPTEKRFGWFLVATAAVAWIASFVLVLERLELYKNPGHVTSCDINPWVSCGAVMQEWQAALFGFPNPLLGIVGFAVVATIGASLIAGARFPRWYWVATQIGVSFAFVFIVWLWSQALYSIHVLCLYCMVVWAMMIPMFVFTTSRNIVAGVFGASERVRRAVAEWAWVAAAGLLLLAAASVLVSFSGVFFGS; the protein is encoded by the coding sequence ATGTCAGACACCGTGCAGGCGCCTCAAACGCGCCCCTCCCCGACCGAAAAACGATTCGGCTGGTTCCTCGTCGCCACGGCGGCCGTCGCGTGGATCGCGTCGTTCGTCCTCGTCCTCGAGCGGCTCGAACTGTACAAGAACCCCGGCCACGTCACGAGCTGCGACATCAACCCCTGGGTCTCGTGCGGCGCCGTCATGCAGGAGTGGCAGGCCGCACTCTTCGGCTTCCCGAACCCGCTCCTGGGCATCGTCGGCTTCGCCGTCGTGGCAACCATCGGCGCGTCGCTGATCGCGGGCGCGCGCTTCCCGCGCTGGTACTGGGTCGCCACGCAGATCGGCGTGAGCTTCGCCTTCGTGTTCATCGTCTGGCTCTGGTCGCAGGCCCTCTACTCGATCCACGTGCTCTGCCTGTACTGCATGGTCGTCTGGGCGATGATGATCCCGATGTTCGTCTTCACGACGTCCCGGAATATCGTCGCCGGCGTCTTCGGCGCCTCCGAACGCGTGCGACGCGCGGTGGCCGAGTGGGCCTGGGTCGCCGCCGCCGGGCTGCTCCTGCTCGCCGCCGCCTCCGTGCTCGTCTCGTTCTCCGGAGTGTTCTTCGGCTCCTGA